Proteins encoded together in one Mycoplasma miroungirhinis window:
- a CDS encoding alpha-amylase family glycosyl hydrolase, with amino-acid sequence MTNKKMILYQLKIDKFKDSNETGYGDYNGLLYQIKYFQFLGVDGLILNNILDYYQNAKSLDEIESKYGSILDFKKMINFYVENNFKIGINLDFNNLRETFNNWKQAKILHENKNFTENQTKKNTLEKYIDKNNKENNIFLNQTEFIDFYTKIFDFYLNLGCNFFVININNEQKNWKNNNIKDNQLNLIQNIYKISKQKNKDFEIIIKTQNLELIKIQATLSDKLFDFIFIDSFSEIGSDKAYKNKLMIKFKPSQLIKELRNCLNYNNVIISLASENIGRINSRWGDELAFTKESAKSFALLLLSARNSANIYYGDELGLLKAKIEDYHDFNEFNYNETKRYLEAKNISTDIFYNSYLYQHPVSVNNIMPWNTDLNFGFSKIKNKRFIFAENSKENNVLNEFKDPTSPLNFYKYLIDLQQNQEYSEIFNKAKLIIYRNYFKKGILKIKYKLKTKKIMFVINISKKAKNIHLSKKYEIIKSTYHNKKYLNIPNSLDPFESIILLKK; translated from the coding sequence ATGACAAATAAAAAAATGATTTTATATCAACTTAAAATTGATAAATTTAAAGATTCAAATGAAACAGGATACGGAGATTATAATGGTCTTTTATACCAAATAAAATATTTTCAATTTTTAGGTGTTGATGGACTTATTTTAAATAATATTTTAGATTATTATCAAAATGCAAAATCACTAGATGAAATCGAATCAAAATATGGTTCAATTTTAGATTTTAAGAAAATGATTAATTTTTATGTTGAAAATAATTTTAAAATCGGAATAAATTTAGATTTTAATAATTTAAGAGAAACATTTAACAATTGAAAACAAGCAAAAATACTTCATGAAAATAAAAATTTTACTGAAAATCAAACAAAAAAGAACACATTAGAAAAATATATTGATAAAAATAACAAAGAAAATAATATTTTTCTAAATCAAACTGAATTTATTGATTTTTATACTAAAATATTTGATTTTTATTTAAATTTAGGTTGTAACTTTTTTGTTATAAATATTAATAATGAACAAAAAAACTGAAAAAATAATAACATCAAAGATAACCAATTAAATCTAATTCAAAATATATATAAAATTTCTAAACAAAAAAATAAAGATTTTGAAATTATTATTAAAACACAAAATTTAGAGTTAATAAAAATACAAGCTACTTTATCAGATAAACTATTTGATTTCATTTTTATTGATAGTTTTTCTGAAATTGGAAGCGATAAAGCGTATAAAAATAAATTAATGATTAAATTTAAGCCATCACAATTAATAAAAGAATTAAGAAATTGTTTAAATTATAATAATGTCATTATTTCATTAGCATCAGAAAACATTGGAAGAATTAATAGTCGTTGAGGAGATGAATTAGCTTTTACTAAAGAATCTGCTAAATCATTTGCATTATTATTACTATCTGCAAGAAATTCAGCGAATATTTATTATGGTGATGAATTAGGTTTATTAAAAGCTAAAATTGAAGATTATCATGATTTTAATGAATTTAATTACAACGAAACTAAAAGATATTTAGAAGCAAAAAATATTAGTACCGATATTTTTTATAATTCGTATTTATATCAACACCCTGTTTCAGTAAATAATATAATGCCTTGAAATACAGATCTTAATTTTGGTTTTTCTAAAATTAAAAATAAAAGATTTATTTTTGCTGAAAATTCAAAAGAAAATAATGTTCTAAACGAATTTAAAGATCCAACATCACCACTAAATTTTTATAAATATTTAATTGATTTACAACAAAATCAAGAATATAGTGAAATTTTTAATAAGGCTAAATTAATTATTTATAGAAATTATTTTAAAAAAGGTATTTTAAAAATTAAATATAAATTAAAAACAAAAAAAATAATGTTTGTTATAAATATTTCCAAAAAAGCTAAAAACATTCATTTATCAAAAAAATATGAAATAATTAAATCAACTTATCATAATAAAAAGTATTTAAATATTCCTAATTCACTTGATCCATTTGAAAGTATCATATTATTAAAAAAATAA
- a CDS encoding inorganic diphosphatase: MKNIIVNIEIPKGSKIKYEYDRKTQKISVDRILRGDFIYPTNYGYITEALDWDGDELDVLVYSQETFMPGVSLKARVIGAMKMIDSGETDTKLIAVHADDYRLDYIKKLADLDQMWLQSVKNFFTTYKNFKGKNITSVKGFEDEIWAEKEYLECVELMNKYGSMDKDDFIELMKKQHPEKYEL, encoded by the coding sequence ATGAAAAATATAATAGTTAATATAGAAATTCCTAAAGGAAGTAAAATAAAATACGAATATGATCGTAAAACACAAAAAATATCAGTTGATAGAATATTAAGAGGAGATTTTATTTATCCAACAAATTATGGGTATATAACTGAAGCTTTAGACTGAGATGGTGATGAATTAGATGTTTTAGTTTATTCTCAAGAAACATTCATGCCAGGTGTAAGTTTAAAAGCTAGAGTAATAGGTGCTATGAAAATGATAGATAGTGGAGAAACAGATACAAAATTAATAGCTGTTCATGCTGATGACTATCGTTTAGATTACATCAAAAAATTAGCAGATTTAGATCAAATGTGATTACAAAGTGTTAAAAATTTCTTTACAACATATAAAAATTTCAAAGGTAAAAACATAACATCTGTAAAAGGTTTTGAAGACGAAATTTGAGCAGAAAAAGAATATTTAGAATGTGTTGAGTTAATGAATAAATATGGTTCAATGGATAAAGATGATTTTATTGAATTAATGAAAAAACAACACCCTGAAAAATATGAATTATAG
- the rpsT gene encoding 30S ribosomal protein S20, with amino-acid sequence MANIKSKMKAIKSNEKARVRNAAIKSSVRTAIKKAKLGATKGDEKITDLVKKAHHEIDKAVSKGVLHKNNGARKAARLDAFVAKSSVN; translated from the coding sequence ATGGCAAATATAAAATCAAAAATGAAAGCAATTAAATCAAACGAAAAAGCAAGAGTGAGAAATGCAGCTATAAAATCAAGTGTTAGAACTGCGATTAAAAAAGCAAAACTTGGAGCTACAAAAGGTGATGAAAAAATTACTGATTTAGTAAAAAAAGCTCATCATGAAATTGATAAAGCTGTTTCAAAAGGTGTATTACATAAAAATAACGGTGCTCGTAAAGCTGCTCGTTTAGATGCTTTTGTTGCAAAATCTAGTGTAAACTAA